The following coding sequences are from one Candidatus Nanopelagicus hibericus window:
- a CDS encoding alpha/beta fold hydrolase has protein sequence MANTTLKLKDGRALDYISNTVKSDKAILFHHGTPGDCTAWSSWVEGINEVKAIAASRPGYGHSDRRRGRNVAADIDDQSELLDHLGIKKFVSIGWSGGGPHALNMTRESRNMGAITLAGVGEWGNEDLDFLNGMGPENHDEFGAALAGEKSIEEWMIENAHDLKTVTGAALISALGGLIGEADKKALTHEVADEEAAVFRRALSVSYYGWSDDDLAFVQSFGFKLSEINKPTLIWQGDDDFMVPREHSNWLAKHIPGAKLNFVPGHGHISLVQNYRPEIIKQALNLLNS, from the coding sequence TTGGCTAACACAACCTTGAAACTCAAGGATGGCAGAGCCCTTGATTACATAAGCAATACTGTTAAAAGCGATAAAGCAATTCTGTTTCATCACGGGACACCTGGAGATTGCACTGCATGGAGTTCTTGGGTTGAAGGGATAAATGAAGTCAAAGCAATAGCGGCTAGTCGTCCAGGCTATGGCCATAGTGATAGAAGGCGCGGGCGAAATGTGGCAGCAGATATCGATGATCAATCTGAATTACTAGATCATTTAGGAATTAAGAAATTTGTCTCAATTGGGTGGTCAGGTGGCGGACCGCATGCTCTAAACATGACACGGGAATCTAGAAATATGGGTGCGATAACTCTTGCAGGTGTAGGTGAGTGGGGAAATGAAGATTTAGATTTTCTCAATGGCATGGGACCGGAAAATCACGACGAGTTTGGCGCCGCTTTAGCTGGTGAGAAAAGTATTGAAGAGTGGATGATTGAAAATGCACATGATTTAAAAACTGTTACCGGTGCAGCATTAATAAGTGCATTGGGCGGATTAATTGGAGAGGCTGATAAAAAAGCCTTAACACATGAGGTAGCTGATGAAGAGGCGGCTGTGTTTAGAAGAGCCTTATCGGTAAGTTATTACGGTTGGTCAGATGATGATTTAGCCTTTGTTCAATCATTTGGATTTAAATTAAGCGAAATTAACAAACCAACTTTGATTTGGCAGGGTGATGATGATTTTATGGTGCCAAGAGAACATAGCAATTGGCTAGCAAAACATATACCTGGCGCTAAGCTTAATTTTGTACCTGGCCATGGGCACATTTCACTTGTTCAAAATTATCGACCTGAAATTATCAAGCAAGCATTGAACTTGCTCAATTCTTAA
- a CDS encoding MarC family protein, producing MNDAITLSALTFGAQAFVTLFVILDPPGAAPIFLGLASGKSIKQQRRLAWQAAAVSLFVIVSFALFGNAILDYLNISLAALQGAGGILLLITGLGLLTGSITDSNSPTTQNIALVPLGTPLLAGPGAIVTTMLYVQKADGNDQLTALALAIISVHFIIGLTFMFSTKILAVIKDSGVDLLARIAGLLLSAIAVEMIVSSIKAFFNI from the coding sequence ATGAATGATGCAATAACCCTTTCGGCCCTAACCTTTGGCGCACAAGCTTTCGTTACCCTATTTGTGATTTTGGATCCACCGGGTGCGGCCCCAATATTTTTAGGATTGGCCTCTGGAAAATCGATTAAGCAACAACGGCGCCTTGCATGGCAGGCAGCCGCAGTATCACTTTTTGTGATCGTTTCTTTTGCTTTATTTGGTAACGCAATTCTGGATTACCTAAATATCTCCTTGGCAGCACTACAGGGTGCGGGTGGTATTTTGTTGTTAATTACTGGTCTGGGATTACTGACTGGATCCATTACCGACAGCAACTCTCCAACTACTCAAAATATTGCATTAGTTCCACTTGGCACACCACTGCTTGCCGGTCCAGGAGCCATTGTGACCACAATGCTTTATGTTCAAAAAGCTGATGGAAATGATCAACTGACCGCCTTAGCTTTGGCAATTATTTCAGTGCACTTCATAATTGGATTGACCTTTATGTTTTCCACCAAAATTCTGGCGGTCATTAAAGATTCAGGTGTTGATCTGTTGGCAAGAATTGCTGGCTTACTACTCTCTGCCATCGCAGTAGAGATGATTGTTAGCTCCATCAAAGCTTTTTTCAATATCTGA
- a CDS encoding c-type cytochrome: MKFISKYRRHKFATPVLLLIALSALGFTFSAATAAPNQSAAAASARSTLIEEGKEIFLKGCSSCHGLNGEGGAVAPSLIGVGAASVDFQVATGRMPMQDMSQQAMRKAPVYNDEEVAALAAYVASLAPGPRAYTNEEIEWERDGNTAEGGELFRNNCAMCHNFAGQGGALTQGKYAPTVMGVKARHIYEAMITGPQAMPVFNDKIITPEEKLSIIKWIKSAEAEPALGGASLGRVGPVTEGLLVWTLGLGLLIGIAVWLTAKAR; the protein is encoded by the coding sequence ATGAAATTTATTTCCAAGTATCGCCGGCATAAGTTTGCCACCCCTGTGCTGCTGTTAATTGCTCTTTCTGCACTCGGCTTTACTTTTTCTGCCGCAACTGCCGCACCTAATCAAAGCGCAGCAGCTGCCTCCGCCAGATCGACATTAATTGAGGAGGGTAAGGAGATCTTCCTTAAAGGATGTTCTTCATGTCACGGCCTAAATGGCGAAGGTGGAGCGGTAGCGCCATCTTTAATTGGTGTTGGCGCAGCCTCTGTAGATTTTCAAGTAGCAACTGGTCGAATGCCGATGCAGGATATGAGTCAACAAGCCATGAGAAAAGCGCCGGTTTACAACGATGAGGAGGTTGCAGCTCTTGCCGCCTACGTTGCTTCGTTAGCACCAGGACCTCGTGCCTACACAAATGAAGAGATTGAGTGGGAGCGAGATGGTAACACTGCCGAGGGTGGAGAGTTATTTAGAAATAACTGCGCGATGTGTCATAACTTCGCTGGCCAAGGTGGCGCATTAACCCAAGGAAAGTACGCACCAACTGTGATGGGGGTAAAGGCTAGACATATATATGAAGCGATGATTACCGGCCCACAAGCAATGCCAGTTTTTAATGACAAGATTATTACCCCAGAAGAGAAGCTTTCAATTATTAAGTGGATCAAATCAGCCGAAGCCGAGCCAGCTTTAGGTGGTGCATCACTTGGTCGAGTTGGACCAGTTACTGAAGGGTTGTTGGTTTGGACTTTAGGTCTTGGATTATTAATTGGTATCGCCGTGTGGCTGACTGCAAAGGCAAGGTAG
- the trpD gene encoding anthranilate phosphoribosyltransferase, with product MNWDLVLNSLAEKKDLSVEQITWAMSQILEGVAENTQIKQFLSGLKAKGESASEVRALVDQMYKYAAPISITERAVDTVGTGGDGANTINISTTAAIITNAAGARVVKHGNRAASSKSGSADLLEALGVKIDLTGKEVEQTVHKIGIGFCFAPVFHSSMKHAVVARKELGVPTVFNILGPLANPAKPVAAAIGVARAQLLPLMAQVLLEQGKEGFVFRGDDGLDEVSLSSTTTVIQISNGKLSQEIFDPTELGIAGAAISDLAGGDAKYNAKITNQIFAGESGPMRDAVTLNAAFAIAAFKGDFNLPLSTQIANGFVLANKAIDSGAAQSVLKRWVQLSNEIVSAR from the coding sequence ATGAATTGGGATCTGGTACTAAATTCATTAGCAGAAAAAAAAGATTTATCTGTTGAGCAAATCACCTGGGCGATGTCGCAAATTCTTGAAGGTGTGGCAGAAAATACTCAGATCAAACAGTTTCTATCGGGCCTTAAAGCAAAGGGTGAAAGTGCCAGTGAGGTTAGGGCGCTAGTTGATCAAATGTATAAGTACGCCGCGCCTATAAGCATTACGGAGCGGGCGGTGGACACAGTTGGTACTGGTGGTGATGGTGCAAACACAATCAATATTTCAACAACTGCCGCCATTATTACAAATGCCGCAGGTGCTCGGGTGGTAAAGCATGGCAACAGGGCCGCCTCCTCCAAATCTGGCTCCGCTGATCTGCTGGAAGCGCTGGGTGTAAAGATAGATTTGACCGGCAAAGAGGTTGAACAAACTGTACATAAGATTGGAATCGGCTTTTGTTTTGCGCCAGTATTCCATTCATCGATGAAACATGCAGTTGTTGCTCGTAAAGAGTTGGGCGTGCCAACTGTTTTTAATATTTTAGGACCTTTAGCAAATCCAGCAAAACCAGTTGCTGCTGCAATTGGAGTGGCTAGAGCGCAATTGCTACCACTCATGGCGCAAGTATTACTTGAGCAGGGCAAAGAAGGGTTTGTATTTCGAGGCGATGATGGATTAGATGAGGTGTCCCTGTCGAGTACGACAACAGTTATTCAAATTAGCAATGGAAAGTTAAGCCAAGAGATATTTGATCCAACCGAATTGGGTATAGCAGGGGCCGCAATTTCCGATCTTGCAGGCGGGGATGCAAAATACAATGCCAAGATCACCAACCAAATATTTGCAGGTGAATCTGGCCCGATGCGAGATGCGGTAACTCTAAATGCAGCATTTGCCATTGCAGCTTTTAAAGGAGATTTTAATTTGCCACTTTCTACCCAGATTGCCAATGGTTTTGTGTTAGCAAACAAAGCCATTGATTCGGGTGCTGCGCAATCAGTACTAAAGAGGTGGGTTCAATTATCAAATGAAATAGTCTCTGCTAGGTAG
- a CDS encoding TrpB-like pyridoxal phosphate-dependent enzyme: MGLSKDAKSFTKITLDESEMPTQWYNIIPDLPSPPPPPLHPGTHQPVGPADLAPLFPMDLILQEVSTDSYIDIPGEVLDVYRTWRPSPLFRARRLEKLLDTPARLYYKYEGVSPAGSHKTNTSVPQAYYNKKAGIKKITTETGAGQWGTALAFACALFDMECEVWQVGGSYDAKPYRRLMMEVFGAKVHRSPSQLTEAGRKLSLDPKNKSGSLGIAISEAVEAAVTDPTVAYALGSVLNHVLMHQTIIGEEALKQLAKVGETPDLLVGCTGGGSNFAGLSFPFIREKLKGKMNPEIRAVEPASCPSLTRGKYAYDFGDTAGMTPLMKMHTLGHDFIPDPIHAGGLRYHGMAPLISHIYELGMMTAQSVGQKECFAAAMQFARTEGIVPAPEPTHAIAVAIAEALKAKETGEEKVILTALCGHGHFDLAAYDAFLNGNMVDSVLNDKDFEAALAALPVM, encoded by the coding sequence ATGGGATTGAGTAAAGATGCAAAGAGTTTCACCAAAATTACATTGGATGAAAGTGAAATGCCCACCCAGTGGTACAACATAATTCCAGATCTACCATCACCACCACCACCGCCGCTACATCCAGGTACTCATCAACCAGTAGGACCAGCAGATTTAGCTCCGCTATTTCCAATGGATTTAATTTTGCAAGAGGTTTCAACAGATTCTTATATTGATATTCCAGGTGAGGTGCTAGATGTGTATCGCACCTGGCGTCCATCGCCACTATTTAGAGCGCGTCGATTAGAAAAATTACTAGATACGCCAGCTCGCCTTTACTATAAATATGAGGGTGTATCACCAGCCGGTTCTCACAAAACTAATACTTCAGTGCCGCAGGCTTACTACAACAAGAAAGCTGGCATAAAGAAGATCACTACTGAAACCGGAGCTGGTCAATGGGGAACTGCCCTGGCATTTGCTTGCGCACTTTTTGATATGGAGTGCGAGGTTTGGCAAGTTGGTGGTTCATACGATGCTAAGCCTTATCGCAGATTAATGATGGAGGTATTTGGTGCAAAGGTCCATCGTTCACCCTCTCAATTAACTGAGGCTGGTAGAAAATTATCCTTAGATCCAAAAAATAAATCTGGTTCACTTGGCATTGCAATCTCTGAGGCGGTTGAAGCAGCAGTGACAGATCCAACTGTTGCTTATGCACTTGGCTCAGTCTTAAACCACGTATTGATGCATCAAACAATCATTGGCGAGGAAGCACTAAAGCAATTAGCAAAGGTTGGCGAAACACCAGATTTGCTAGTTGGCTGCACTGGCGGTGGATCTAACTTTGCCGGCCTTTCATTCCCATTTATTCGCGAAAAACTCAAAGGCAAAATGAATCCAGAGATTCGGGCCGTAGAGCCAGCATCTTGCCCATCACTTACTCGCGGCAAGTATGCATATGACTTTGGCGATACTGCTGGCATGACGCCACTAATGAAGATGCACACGCTTGGTCATGATTTTATTCCAGATCCAATTCATGCTGGTGGGCTTCGTTATCACGGTATGGCACCGCTAATCTCTCATATTTATGAATTAGGAATGATGACCGCTCAAAGCGTTGGACAAAAAGAGTGCTTTGCAGCTGCGATGCAATTTGCACGAACTGAAGGAATCGTTCCAGCTCCTGAGCCAACACATGCAATTGCAGTTGCGATTGCTGAAGCATTAAAGGCAAAAGAAACTGGTGAGGAAAAAGTAATCTTGACCGCACTTTGTGGTCATGGACATTTCGACTTAGCAGCGTATGACGCCTTCCTAAATGGCAATATGGTTGACTCTGTTCTCAATGATAAGGATTTTGAGGCTGCATTAGCCGCGCTTCCAGTCATGTAA
- a CDS encoding exonuclease domain-containing protein: protein MAPLLQETTFVVVDLETTGASPKKGAAITEIGAVKVKGGEVIGEFKTFVNPLAPIPDYITEMTGITDLMLAHAPVIDEVFPTFLEFVGSHNESVLVAHNAPFDLSFLKSAAKELDYPWPKYKSIDTVTVARQVLTKEDVPDCKLGTLAQFFGTKTEPNHRALDDAKATVEVLHGLLERLGSLDITTLEALLDFAKTAAHIQRQNYWGMRST from the coding sequence ATGGCCCCACTACTGCAAGAAACCACATTTGTAGTGGTTGATTTAGAAACTACTGGTGCCTCTCCCAAAAAAGGCGCGGCTATTACCGAGATCGGCGCAGTCAAAGTTAAGGGTGGTGAGGTTATTGGCGAGTTTAAAACCTTTGTAAATCCACTCGCACCAATACCTGATTACATAACCGAGATGACTGGAATTACCGATTTAATGCTGGCACATGCGCCGGTAATTGATGAAGTTTTTCCCACCTTCTTAGAGTTTGTGGGAAGCCATAATGAATCTGTATTGGTTGCCCACAACGCACCTTTTGATTTAAGTTTTCTCAAAAGCGCAGCCAAAGAGTTGGATTACCCCTGGCCAAAGTACAAATCCATAGACACTGTGACTGTTGCTAGGCAAGTTCTCACCAAAGAAGATGTGCCAGATTGTAAATTGGGAACACTTGCACAGTTCTTCGGCACAAAAACTGAGCCAAATCATCGGGCGCTAGATGATGCCAAAGCCACAGTTGAGGTGTTGCATGGCTTGCTTGAAAGACTTGGTTCACTTGACATCACTACTTTAGAAGCATTGCTAGATTTCGCTAAAACTGCAGCCCACATTCAGCGGCAAAATTACTGGGGTATGCGTTCTACCTAG
- a CDS encoding GNAT family N-acetyltransferase encodes MQHQIKLIPVSLAKEYADQPLDWSLKLWGEGKSEFSADDWRNFYKNAMNSDYSKFNPDGSDQELLFMAIRTNDGIEEVVASIAICDFDDIEEYRQFKPWIAAFIVREDLRGTGVGSTVLELMEKRILAYGVKHIYLWTEGEKNFYGKRGYLLIDQLHKPGRVIDLMQKDLGKLLI; translated from the coding sequence ATGCAACACCAAATAAAACTCATTCCAGTATCGCTCGCAAAAGAGTATGCCGACCAGCCTTTGGACTGGAGTCTAAAATTATGGGGAGAGGGTAAATCAGAGTTCTCCGCTGACGATTGGCGAAATTTCTACAAAAACGCCATGAATTCTGATTATAGTAAATTCAATCCCGATGGCTCTGATCAAGAGTTGTTGTTTATGGCAATTCGCACCAATGATGGAATCGAAGAGGTAGTGGCATCAATAGCAATATGCGATTTTGATGATATTGAGGAGTATCGACAGTTTAAACCTTGGATTGCAGCTTTTATTGTTCGTGAAGATTTAAGAGGCACGGGTGTCGGTAGCACGGTCTTAGAATTAATGGAGAAAAGAATTCTTGCTTACGGAGTTAAACACATTTACCTGTGGACTGAAGGCGAGAAGAATTTTTATGGAAAACGCGGGTACCTGTTAATTGATCAGCTTCATAAACCGGGCAGAGTCATAGATTTGATGCAAAAAGATTTAGGAAAACTACTTATCTAA
- a CDS encoding NAD(P)/FAD-dependent oxidoreductase, producing MSLPAQVDVVIIGGGVMGTSAAFHLAEAGVRVALCEKNDLASGSTSKAAGGVRANFSDEFNVALGARSLELFADFKNRPGYEIDLHRPGYLFALTTQKDVDLFEKSTKIHKQFNVASRMLTPNEAGKLSPLLSTSDLLAASFTPNDGHCTPESVVLGYASGARKLGADVITNVEVTGIHTHGGEITSVSTSLGEIKTSAVINCAGVWSPKLASMVGLDLPVTPYKRELVITEPLDDSFSDLPKEMPMTIDYSSSLYWHREGKGLLMGFSDKTTQPSFDLKKDPQFLEKLGAIASTRAPRLMNVGIGKGWAGLYEVTPDHNAILGEYKKVSRFFYATGFSGHGFLQGPAIGEILRDLYLGKQPFVKIDQLSADRFLTSGQLRPEYNIV from the coding sequence ATGTCCTTACCTGCCCAAGTTGATGTAGTCATTATTGGTGGCGGCGTGATGGGCACATCGGCCGCATTTCATTTAGCCGAAGCTGGCGTTCGAGTAGCTCTTTGTGAAAAAAATGATTTAGCAAGTGGCTCTACCTCCAAAGCAGCAGGTGGCGTGAGGGCAAATTTCTCAGATGAGTTTAATGTCGCTTTAGGAGCAAGATCTTTAGAGCTGTTTGCAGATTTTAAAAATAGACCAGGGTATGAAATCGATCTACATCGACCGGGATATTTGTTTGCACTTACAACTCAAAAAGATGTTGATCTTTTTGAAAAATCTACCAAGATTCATAAACAATTTAATGTTGCATCAAGGATGCTTACACCGAATGAAGCAGGCAAACTTTCTCCGCTACTAAGTACCTCTGACCTTCTAGCTGCGTCATTCACGCCAAATGATGGTCACTGCACACCCGAATCCGTAGTACTTGGCTACGCAAGCGGAGCAAGAAAGTTGGGGGCAGATGTGATTACAAATGTTGAAGTAACTGGAATCCATACCCACGGAGGTGAGATAACTTCAGTGAGTACATCCCTGGGCGAAATTAAAACAAGTGCAGTAATAAATTGTGCTGGTGTCTGGTCCCCAAAACTTGCATCGATGGTGGGCTTAGATCTGCCAGTAACACCTTACAAACGTGAATTAGTAATTACAGAGCCTTTAGATGATTCTTTCTCGGATTTACCAAAGGAGATGCCAATGACAATTGACTACTCCTCTTCACTGTATTGGCACCGCGAGGGTAAAGGCTTACTGATGGGATTCTCTGACAAAACAACCCAGCCAAGCTTTGATCTAAAGAAGGATCCACAATTTTTAGAAAAACTTGGCGCGATTGCTAGTACGAGGGCGCCAAGACTTATGAATGTCGGAATTGGTAAAGGTTGGGCCGGACTTTATGAGGTAACACCAGATCACAATGCGATACTAGGTGAGTATAAAAAAGTTTCTAGATTTTTCTATGCCACAGGTTTTAGCGGTCATGGCTTCTTGCAAGGACCTGCGATAGGTGAGATTCTGCGAGATCTTTATCTAGGCAAGCAACCGTTTGTTAAAATAGATCAACTTAGTGCAGATCGATTCCTCACCTCCGGTCAATTGAGGCCCGAGTACAACATTGTTTAA
- a CDS encoding transaminase codes for MIDRTRLATLRKIEDERFITSHPKSGELFEKAKESMPGGVPMSWMSKWPGAYPIFVEEAKGAGFVDVDGNTYIDFCLGDTGSMTGHSPEATITAIREQVGRGLSVMLPSKDAAIVSAELATRFNLPLWQFTVSATDANRHVIRYSRLITGKSKIIIIDRCYHGSVDETFATLDKKGKTVAREGNIGAPVALDQTTRVVAFNDLSAMKKALEKDDVAAILMEPAMTNVGIVLPQDGYLKGVEKLANQYGAMLIVDETHTISVGPGGMTAELGLEPDFLTIGKAIGGGFPTGAFGMKASIATAISKLVELEVIDTGGIGGTLAANALSLAAMKATLSKVLTKENFERMIKLGNRWADGVEKTINKYQLGWTVNRLGARAEYMFAASAPITGRQAADSGDFELEQFIHLRMLNDGFLITPFHNMALISPDTTIADVDSHTNAFEKMCGDLVG; via the coding sequence ATGATTGATCGCACAAGGCTGGCCACCTTACGCAAAATAGAGGATGAAAGGTTTATTACCTCTCATCCAAAAAGCGGTGAGTTGTTTGAAAAAGCGAAGGAATCAATGCCAGGTGGCGTGCCCATGTCCTGGATGTCAAAGTGGCCAGGTGCTTATCCAATATTTGTTGAAGAGGCTAAAGGTGCTGGGTTTGTTGATGTAGATGGCAATACCTATATAGATTTCTGTTTGGGCGACACTGGGTCAATGACTGGACACTCACCAGAAGCCACCATCACTGCAATTAGGGAGCAGGTGGGAAGAGGGTTGTCGGTGATGCTCCCAAGTAAGGACGCAGCAATTGTTTCTGCTGAACTTGCCACTCGTTTTAATTTACCACTTTGGCAGTTTACGGTTTCAGCCACTGATGCAAATCGTCATGTAATTCGATACTCAAGATTGATTACTGGTAAATCAAAGATAATTATTATCGACAGGTGTTATCACGGAAGTGTGGATGAAACTTTTGCAACTTTAGACAAAAAGGGAAAAACGGTAGCCCGAGAGGGAAATATTGGGGCTCCAGTTGCACTGGATCAAACCACTCGAGTTGTGGCATTTAATGATTTAAGTGCAATGAAAAAGGCATTGGAAAAAGATGATGTGGCGGCTATTTTAATGGAACCGGCAATGACCAACGTTGGAATAGTTTTGCCACAGGATGGATATTTAAAAGGGGTCGAAAAATTAGCTAATCAATATGGCGCGATGTTAATAGTTGATGAAACACACACAATTTCAGTTGGCCCGGGAGGAATGACCGCTGAACTTGGCCTTGAACCAGATTTTTTGACAATTGGTAAAGCGATTGGAGGCGGATTTCCAACTGGTGCCTTTGGCATGAAGGCGAGTATTGCTACCGCAATAAGCAAACTAGTTGAACTCGAGGTGATTGATACTGGTGGAATTGGTGGAACTTTGGCCGCCAACGCGCTATCCCTAGCTGCCATGAAGGCAACGTTAAGTAAAGTTTTAACTAAAGAAAATTTTGAAAGGATGATCAAACTTGGAAACCGATGGGCAGATGGTGTTGAAAAAACAATTAATAAATATCAACTTGGGTGGACCGTTAATCGCCTTGGTGCAAGGGCTGAATACATGTTTGCCGCCTCCGCGCCAATAACTGGCAGGCAGGCAGCTGACAGCGGAGATTTTGAATTGGAGCAATTTATTCACTTAAGAATGCTTAATGATGGTTTTCTAATCACACCATTTCACAATATGGCGTTAATTTCACCGGACACCACAATCGCAGATGTCGATTCGCATACAAATGCGTTTGAAAAAATGTGTGGTGATTTAGTTGGCTAA
- a CDS encoding acyl-CoA dehydrogenase family protein gives MSKPAASPIHPLVLMQVESRLTEEQKAIQTVVRDFAAKELKPNIAAWYEEGQLPARDLAKALGGIGVLGMHLKNYGCAGTDAMSYGLACLELEAVDSGLRSLVSVQGSLAMFAIYKFGSESQKQEWLPKMAKGEAVGCFGLTEADHGSNPSGMTTFAKKDGSDWIINGSKMWITNGSVADVAIIWAQTDEGIRGFCVPTKTAGIVINPIKHKLSLRASVTSELVFNDMRVPDSYRLPEATSLRAPLLCLAEARYGIIFGTVGAARDCFEVSLAYATTREQFDGPISKHQLTQAKFADMATKITTSMLLAYHLADLKDSDKIQPEQISMGKFHNVNAALEIARSARSILGGAGITSEYSVFRHMSNLETVLTYEGTHEIHMLVLGQALTGIAAFR, from the coding sequence ATGAGCAAACCAGCCGCTTCTCCAATTCATCCACTCGTATTAATGCAGGTTGAATCGCGACTAACTGAGGAACAAAAAGCGATTCAAACAGTTGTGAGAGATTTTGCCGCGAAAGAGTTAAAACCAAATATCGCAGCCTGGTATGAAGAGGGACAACTTCCTGCCCGTGACTTAGCTAAAGCACTAGGCGGTATTGGAGTTCTTGGTATGCACCTTAAAAATTATGGCTGCGCAGGTACAGATGCGATGTCCTATGGACTCGCTTGCCTGGAATTGGAAGCGGTTGATTCTGGACTTAGATCTTTAGTTTCTGTACAAGGTTCACTTGCAATGTTTGCGATTTATAAATTTGGAAGTGAATCCCAAAAGCAAGAGTGGCTACCAAAAATGGCAAAAGGTGAGGCGGTTGGATGCTTTGGCTTAACAGAGGCAGATCACGGTTCAAATCCTTCAGGAATGACAACCTTTGCAAAGAAGGATGGCTCTGACTGGATAATTAATGGTTCAAAAATGTGGATTACTAATGGCAGCGTTGCAGATGTAGCCATTATTTGGGCACAAACTGATGAAGGTATTCGCGGCTTCTGTGTTCCAACTAAAACAGCAGGAATAGTTATAAATCCAATTAAACATAAGCTCTCACTTAGAGCCTCAGTAACATCAGAACTGGTATTCAACGATATGCGCGTTCCGGATTCTTATCGTTTGCCAGAGGCAACTAGTTTAAGAGCGCCACTTTTATGTTTGGCCGAGGCGAGATATGGAATTATTTTTGGCACAGTTGGTGCGGCTCGTGATTGTTTTGAGGTTTCTCTCGCCTATGCCACTACCCGCGAGCAATTTGATGGTCCGATTTCAAAGCATCAACTAACTCAAGCAAAATTTGCAGATATGGCGACAAAAATCACCACCTCTATGCTTCTTGCCTATCACCTGGCAGATTTAAAGGATTCAGACAAAATACAACCTGAACAAATCAGCATGGGTAAGTTTCATAATGTTAACGCTGCACTAGAAATTGCAAGAAGTGCTCGATCAATTCTTGGCGGTGCAGGAATCACCTCTGAATACTCAGTGTTTAGACACATGAGTAACCTTGAAACAGTGCTTACCTATGAAGGAACTCATGAGATTCATATGCTGGTATTAGGGCAAGCATTAACCGGTATTGCAGCTTTTAGATAA
- a CDS encoding cytochrome c oxidase subunit 3 translates to MTTLATPSVKTNRPNLVAVGTIVWLSSELMFFAALFAMYFTTRAVQGPKVWLESTELLNIPFAATNTTVLVLSSVTCQYGVFAAERFQARRSGSIWQFSRWGMREWFALTFLMGAFFIAGQVYEYAMLVSENLSLSSSAYGSVFYMTTGFHGLHVTGGLIAFLIVLIRVFRAQKFGHSQATTAIVVSYYWHFVDIVWIALFSAIYLIK, encoded by the coding sequence ATGACCACCCTTGCCACACCATCAGTAAAGACAAATCGTCCAAACCTGGTTGCTGTTGGCACCATTGTCTGGCTCTCCTCAGAATTAATGTTTTTTGCCGCACTCTTTGCCATGTACTTCACCACCCGTGCGGTGCAAGGACCAAAGGTTTGGCTGGAGTCGACTGAGTTATTAAATATTCCATTTGCAGCTACCAACACCACAGTTTTAGTTTTGTCATCAGTGACCTGTCAGTACGGCGTCTTTGCCGCTGAGAGGTTTCAAGCTCGGCGCAGTGGCTCAATTTGGCAATTTAGCCGGTGGGGAATGCGGGAGTGGTTTGCCTTAACATTTTTAATGGGTGCATTTTTTATTGCCGGCCAGGTTTATGAGTATGCGATGTTGGTGAGTGAAAATCTCTCACTCTCTTCTAGCGCATACGGCTCTGTGTTTTATATGACCACCGGATTTCATGGTCTGCATGTGACTGGCGGTTTGATCGCATTCCTGATTGTTTTAATTAGAGTATTTAGAGCGCAAAAATTTGGTCACTCGCAAGCAACCACAGCGATTGTGGTCTCCTACTACTGGCACTTCGTAGATATTGTGTGGATCGCACTTTTCTCTGCGATCTACCTGATTAAATAA
- a CDS encoding response regulator transcription factor — MQRLVIALYSDDSSVRQTVIAALGKQLDPALSVHEIKEFATADALRLYVDNKKQVDLFILDGEAVPEGGMGVGRQLKDEVFNCPPVLLITGREQDKWLATWSKAEAVVTHPIDPFTIAGKCAQLLKSSAALAN, encoded by the coding sequence ATGCAAAGGTTAGTTATAGCCCTTTACTCCGATGATTCATCGGTTCGACAAACGGTCATTGCCGCCCTGGGAAAACAATTAGATCCCGCACTTTCCGTTCATGAGATTAAAGAGTTTGCCACCGCAGATGCACTTCGACTTTATGTAGATAATAAAAAGCAGGTAGACCTGTTTATATTAGATGGCGAAGCGGTCCCAGAGGGTGGCATGGGAGTTGGTCGGCAATTAAAGGATGAGGTTTTCAACTGCCCACCGGTTTTGTTAATCACCGGCCGAGAGCAAGACAAATGGTTGGCAACTTGGTCAAAAGCTGAAGCGGTTGTTACCCACCCAATTGATCCCTTTACCATTGCAGGCAAGTGTGCTCAGCTGTTGAAAAGCTCCGCTGCGCTCGCAAATTAA